The Anabaena sp. PCC 7108 region TGGCTTATTTTTTGAGTCTATTTAGATAGCTCTTCTTGTGGCGGGTTTGATCACAAACTGCTGTAACTCCACAGCCAAGCTGATTTTGCTCAACCTATGAATTTATCCGGCACAAGACTCCTGCTATTTTTGTTTTTTAGTCAAGTTAGTTAAACGAGTAATGCTGGAGCGAATATTACCTGCTTCTTTGCGATTTTTCAGTCTTTTTTTTGCTTCTTTAAGGACTTGTTTCATCACTGTATCTTTGTCTTTGCAGGTGATATAAAAAGCTTCTAATAAGGTTTCAATAGTTATTTTCTCTTGAGCGCAAAGTTTGTCTAGTTCTTCTTTTATTGGCACTTCTAATCTGACTGGGATACGTGGGGAAATTTCGGGGTAGCTGGCTAGTTTCTCTTCTAGTTGTTTTAGTTCTGACCCTTCATTATTAACGGTAGAGTTCTCTTCTATTTGAGTAACGGGAGTAATTGGCTGGGTCTGTAATAGTACATCTTGCCTTGTTGGTACTGTTGGCTGTGTAGCTCTCCGGCGGATTTCTTCTAACATATTTATATTATTAATGTTCTCGTTTAAATTACTCATAAAATGCTTGGTAAGTGGTAGGGAAATTTAGCGGCTAAAGCCTTGATGACGTTCTGCTTTTTCGTAAGTATGATTAAGCTGTTTCTATGGGGATTAATTTGGCATATTTTTCTAGCAAGGCTGGTTTTAAACGTTGTGCTAAAATCTGAATCGCGTACTCAAGTGATGCTTGTCCTAAGTCGGAAGGGCTAACTCGATAATTGATAGCATTTTTGTAGACATCTGACTCTAATATATGGGGCAACATTAATTCATCTTTGACTAACTGCCGCATGGTATCAATGCTGGATTGGGTGGCTTTTGTCGGATGCAGTCCAGTCCAGCGAGCGCGAAATGGGACTACGCCTAGCAGTTCGCCATAGGGGAGTGCTGGTTTAAATTCTTTGATTAGTTCTAAGGTCCGCAAGAGCGATTGCACTCCCTTGACGTTAGATTCTGCGGGAATTACCCATTTATCCCCAGCCCCCAAGGATGTTTGTGCTAAGTGTGATCTCTCAGGCGGTGGGTCTACAATTGCTACGCCAAAGTTATTGATGATTGGTTGCAGGCGATTTCTGAGGATAAATAAGCTCAGTCCGCTAGATGCCAGTTTGTAATTAGCACTCTCAAGTCCATCATCGGAAGGAATCAAAAACAAGTTGGCATTGCTAATGGTGCGTTCTCTTATTTGTCCGTCTGGCACTGAGGCAATGGCATCAATAATTCTCGTTTTATCTTCTGGCTGAGTCAGAACTTCCAGTAGTGTTGGGGTTGATGGTTCTACTTTTACCCCCAGAAAGCTAGTCAGGCTCGATTGGGGATCTGCATCAACGAACAAGACGGGAATTCCTAATTTCCCTAAATATCTCCCTAGCATCAGTGCTACTGTCGATTTCCCCTGTCCTCCTGCTAGACCCAAGGTAACAACTGTTGGCGTGTTTGACATAATATAATTGTATCTATGTATGAAAATACTTTACTATAATTAGACTATTATATTCTTGTCTCTTTGAACTATTCTACTTTTGTACAATTGTACAAAAGTAGAATAGTTTATGATAGTGACTGATTTGATCACAATAAAATTTCTAATTCAAAACTCTGTTAATACCCATCTACCCCGAAAAAAATCGCTCTCCTAATTAGGGTTTGCTGAAAAAGTTATCTGTGGGGACTAGGGAACAGGGAACAGTTTCAAGAATTGGATAGGAACGATTTTTTCTTGAAGTAGGAATTAAATGCAAGGTTTTTCAGTTGCCACCTTATAAAAGCTGGCACTTTTTGAAATTCAAAATAGCTAAAACCCTTTACCTGTAAATTTTTCAGATTTATTCAGCAAGCCCTAATTAGAGATTGTTCGCACCGTTTCATAGGAAAGATTGGGTGTGGTCAAAAGTAGTTGGTGATTGAGTACTAATGAGGATAGCCAATGCTTCTCGCTCTGGAGCAATTTTGGTCATTATCATGAAAACAAATCACAAACTGTATAATTAGCGATGTGGTTCATGATAATCATCGAAAGAGAACGCAATGATTACCCTACCTGGAGTTGCCATTCAAAGCCAAATCTATGAGAGTTCGGCATCTCTGGTGTATCGGGGGATCAGAGTGCAAGATAATCGACGGATCATCGTCAAAATGCTCAAGCAAGATTATCCTTCTCCTCAAGAACTGACTCGCTACAGACAAGAATATGAAATTACCCGTTCCTTTAACCTGGAAGGAGTTATCAAGGCATATAGTCAGCAGGACTATCAACGAACACTCGTCATTTTCCTAGAAGACTTTGGCGGAGAGTCTTTAGAGCAATGGATGCATAAGCGTCCAGATTTTTGCCCCATGCCTTTATCTGCTTTTTTGAGTCTGTCCATCGACCTTACCGATATTCTGGGCAGAATCCATGCAGCCAATATCATTCATAAGGATATCAATCCTGGAAACATTGTTCTCAATCCGGATACTGGGGTTGTCAAAATTATTGACTTCGGGATTGCCACCCAATTTAACCGCACGAATCCAACTTTCAAAAGCCCTCATGTTTTAGAAGGAACGCTGGCCTACCTGTCGCCAGAGCAAACTGGACGAATGAACCGTTTGCTCGATTATCGCACCGATTTCTACTCGCTAGGTGTAACGCTCTATGAACTTCTAACCGGACACCTGCCTTTTCCCACAACGGACATCCTTGAGTTAGTCCACTGTCATATTGCTAAACAGCCCCCTCCACCTCATGAACTGAATGCAACGATTCCTAAACCAGTTTCAGATATTGTTTTGAAACTGATGGCGAAGAATGCAGAAGAACGCTATCAAAGTGCTTGGGGAATCAAAGCAGATTTAGAAATTTGTGCTGACCAATTTAAAAAAAGCGGTCAAATTGATAGCATTCAATTGGGTCTGCAAGACGTTTGGGATCAGTTTCAAATTCCCCAAAAACTGTATGGAAGAGACAAGGAAGTTGCCATGTTATTGGCGGCTTTTGTTCGCGTAGCTTGTCCGTTGGCGCAGCCTCCCGCAGGGAAGGATAATCGCGTAGCTTCTTCACAAAATCATGCAGAAAAGACTTCAGAACAGGCACAAACTAGCAAACCAACATTCAAAGTCGAAATGATGCTGGTTTCTGGCTATGCTGGAATTGGGAAATCAGCATTAGTGCAGGAAATTTATAAACCAATCACCCAAAAGCGTGGCTATTTTATCTGGGGGAAATTTGATCAATTTCAGCGCAATATTCCCTACAGCGCGATCGCCGATGCTCTACAAAAATTGGTACAACAACTGCTGGGTGAGCCGGATCAGCAGTTGCAACAGTGGAGATCGCAACTCTTAACGGCTTTGGGAAGTAATGGACAAATCATCATTGATGTCATCCCGGAAGTTGAACTGATTATTGGCAAGCAGCCCCCCGTACCGGAAGTTGGAGTCACGGAAGCTCAAAATCGCTTTAATCGAGTCTTTGGGCAGTTTATACGGGTGTTTTGTTCAGAGTCACATCCCCTGGTAATTTTTCTAGATGATTTGCAGTGGATAGACTCTGCAACGCTAAAGTTAATTGAGTTGATGCTGCTGGATGAGCAAACCCAATCCTTATTTTTAATTGGAGCCTATCGAGATAATGAAGTAAATCCCACCCATCCACTAGTATTAACCTTGGAGAGACTGCGAAAACAAGGAGCAGTGCTTCAGGAAATTATCCTGACACCTTTAACCTTGGAGCCGTTGAGTCAGTTGATTGCCGAGACGCTGCATCATAATACTGACACTGTTCGTTCCTTAGCTGAGTTAGTGCTGCGTAAAACCGAGGGCAATCCTTTCTTTGTCAATGAATTTTTGAGAATGCTGTATAGCGAAAATCTATTAACCTTTGATCCCCCTCAAGCCCCCCTTACTAAGGGGAGTCACTCTCGTGCAGGGGTTCCCCCCGTTGAGAGAAGTGGCGTGGGAAGTGCAGGGGGGTGGCAATGGAACATCGCCCAAATTCAAGCTCAAAATATCACAGATAATGTTGTGGAGTTGATGCTTCGCAAGTTAAAGAAACTACCAGAGGTTACACAGCAAATTCTCCAGTTAGCCGCTTGTGTCGGGGCTGAATTTAATTTAAATACGTTATCAATTGTTTGTAAGCAATCTCCTCAAGCAGTTTCTCTAGATTTACTAGCAGTGATCCAAGCTGGATTAATTCAACCTTTATCTGAGTTAGACGAAAACTTGTTAGTTCAAGAATTTAAGTTTTTGCACGACCGCGTACAGCAAGCTGCCTATACCTTAATTGATAAGGCGTACAAACAAGTTATTCATTTACAAATTGGTCGTAATCTGCTGAAAAATAATTCTCTAGAGCGGATAACAGACAGGCTGTTTGCAATTGTTGATCATCTCAATCATGGGATTGAACTTGTCACCGATCAACCCGAACGAAATGAAATTGCTAGATTAAATTTAATCGCGGGTCAAAAAGCAAAGGCAGCAACAGCTTATGAAGCGGCTTTCAAGTATTTCAATGTGGGGCTGAAATTTCTGAGTGCAGAGAGTTGGGAGAATGAGTATCACCTAACTCTTGATTTGTACTCAGAAGCAGCAACAGTGGCATACCTCACTGGTCACTTCAGCGAGATGGAGTCATTAGTAAAAGTGGTACTAGCCTTTGCTAAAACAGTGATTGACAAAGTGAAAATTTACGATAGCAGAATTCAAGCTTGTTTGTCACAGGGCAATCCTCAAGAAGCACTGAAAATAGGATTGGAAGTATTGAAGCTATTGGAAGTAAACATCGTAGAAACTCCTAGTCAGTTGGATGTTCAAAGAGGATTAGAAGAAACTGCTTCATTATTAGCTGACCGAGAAATCAAAGAGTTTATTAATTTTCCGAAGATGACAGCACCAGAAGCACTGGCAGCAATACATATCTTATCGAGTGTTGTTGCTGCTGCTTTTATGGTGTCACCTAATTTGATGGTATTGATTGTATGCAAAATGGTGAACCTATCAATCAATTATGGTAATGCTACTTATTCGCCACTTAGTTATGCTGCCTACGGACTAATTTTGTGTGGAGTAGTTCAAGACATTGAACTTGGCTATCAATTCGGAAAATTGAGTTTAAGTTTAACGGAAAAATTAAATGCCAAGAAAGAGAATACTAAGGCATTGGAAGTATTAGGGACTCATGTAATCCACTGGAAAGAACATATCAAGGAAACACTACCAATTCTGATTGATGCTTATCAAAACGGAGTGGAAACTGGAGAATTTGAATTTGCTGGTTATGCTGCATATAACGTATGTTGTCACTCCTATTTTATAGGTCAGGAACTTACAGAACTAGAACAAAAAATCGCAACCTACAGTCAGGCTATCAGTCAAATCAGACGGGAAAATCCCTTCAACTGGACTGCAATATTCTGGCAAACCGTTCTTAACTTGCTAGGTCGATCTGAAAATCCATGTCGTTTAATTGGTTGTGCATACAATGAAGATCGATTACTTTTGGTGGGCGGAACGCCATCGCTACCATCTGCTATTACAGCAAATGATAGACCGGAAATTCACTATTTGTATTTGAATAAACTTATATTATGTTATCTATTTGGTGAGTATGATCAAGCTGTACAGAATGCTATTAAGGCAGAACAGTATTTAGATGGAGTAACAGCATTGATAGCTGCATCTCTATTCCATTTATATGATTCTCTAGCGCATTTAAATGCGTTGACTAATGCTACGGAATTGCAAAAAGAAACTTGGATAAGTCGCGTTAATATCAACCAACAAAAGATGCAAAAATGGGCGGATTATGCCCCCATGAATTATTTACACAAATTTTATTTGGTCGAGGCAGAGAAAGCGCGAGTTTTAGGACAAATTTTGGAAGCGGAGGAGTTTTATGAACAAGCCATATCTGGTGCTTCTGAAAACGAATTTATTCAGGAAGAGGCATTAGCTTATGAGTTAGCCGCTAAGTTTTATTTAGAACGGGGTAGAACAAAGATTGCTCAAACCTACATGAAAGAGGCTCACTACTGCTATGAACGTTGGGGAGCAACTGCCAAGGTAAGAGATTTAGAAACTCGGTATCCACAGCTATTTTCTCAGCCGTCAGCTAAAAATAGTACACCAATTCGCACTACTTCAGGAACCACTTCTAATAACTCAGATGTCGATCTCGATTTGGCGACGGTGATGAAAGCATCGCAAGCAATTTCCAGTGAAATTGAACTGGATCAGTTGCTTAATTCCTTGATGGAGATATTAATTGAAAATGCTGGGGCACAAACAGGGTTTTTGATTTTGGAAAAATCAGGAGAATGGCTGATTGAAGCTTCTTGTGAACTAGCTAATGGTGAAAGTGTTTGTACTACGCGAGTGTTGCAATCACTCCCCACTAAAAATTACCTACCAGAATCAATTATCCAGTATGTGATTCGGACTCATGAATCTATTATTTTAAATGATGCAACTCGTGAAGGTAATTTTACAAATGAACCGTATATTCAGAATAATCAAACTCACTCGATTATCTGTTTACCACTACTTAATCAAAGTAAACTTGTCGGTGTATTGTATTTAGAAAATCAATTAGCAACTGGAGCCTTTACATCAGAGCGATCGCAACTTTTGCATCTGTTATCAACTCAAGCAGCCATTGCCATCGAAAATGCCAGGATTTATGCAAAACTGCAAAAGAGCGAAAGCCAAATGGCTCAATTTCTGGAAGCCATTCCAGTAGGTGTTGCAGTTGTAGATAAATTGGGTCACCCTTATTACTTCAACCAACAAGCAACTCAGCTATTAGCTAAAGATATCGATCCTTCTCTGACACTCGATGAACTGACAGAGGTTTATCAAGCTTATCTAGCTGGAACCAATCAAAAATATCCAACTGAGAGAATGCCACTTCTGCGAGCGTTAAAGGGCGAACATACTAGAGTTGATGATATAGAACTTTACCACAACACCACCACAATTCCCATTGAGGCATGGGGAACTCCTGTCTTTGACGAACAGGGTAATGTGATTTATGCGATCGCCGCCTTTCAAGACATCACAGAGCGGAAACAAGCAGAACACTTCTTAGCAAAT contains the following coding sequences:
- a CDS encoding AAA family ATPase, with amino-acid sequence MITLPGVAIQSQIYESSASLVYRGIRVQDNRRIIVKMLKQDYPSPQELTRYRQEYEITRSFNLEGVIKAYSQQDYQRTLVIFLEDFGGESLEQWMHKRPDFCPMPLSAFLSLSIDLTDILGRIHAANIIHKDINPGNIVLNPDTGVVKIIDFGIATQFNRTNPTFKSPHVLEGTLAYLSPEQTGRMNRLLDYRTDFYSLGVTLYELLTGHLPFPTTDILELVHCHIAKQPPPPHELNATIPKPVSDIVLKLMAKNAEERYQSAWGIKADLEICADQFKKSGQIDSIQLGLQDVWDQFQIPQKLYGRDKEVAMLLAAFVRVACPLAQPPAGKDNRVASSQNHAEKTSEQAQTSKPTFKVEMMLVSGYAGIGKSALVQEIYKPITQKRGYFIWGKFDQFQRNIPYSAIADALQKLVQQLLGEPDQQLQQWRSQLLTALGSNGQIIIDVIPEVELIIGKQPPVPEVGVTEAQNRFNRVFGQFIRVFCSESHPLVIFLDDLQWIDSATLKLIELMLLDEQTQSLFLIGAYRDNEVNPTHPLVLTLERLRKQGAVLQEIILTPLTLEPLSQLIAETLHHNTDTVRSLAELVLRKTEGNPFFVNEFLRMLYSENLLTFDPPQAPLTKGSHSRAGVPPVERSGVGSAGGWQWNIAQIQAQNITDNVVELMLRKLKKLPEVTQQILQLAACVGAEFNLNTLSIVCKQSPQAVSLDLLAVIQAGLIQPLSELDENLLVQEFKFLHDRVQQAAYTLIDKAYKQVIHLQIGRNLLKNNSLERITDRLFAIVDHLNHGIELVTDQPERNEIARLNLIAGQKAKAATAYEAAFKYFNVGLKFLSAESWENEYHLTLDLYSEAATVAYLTGHFSEMESLVKVVLAFAKTVIDKVKIYDSRIQACLSQGNPQEALKIGLEVLKLLEVNIVETPSQLDVQRGLEETASLLADREIKEFINFPKMTAPEALAAIHILSSVVAAAFMVSPNLMVLIVCKMVNLSINYGNATYSPLSYAAYGLILCGVVQDIELGYQFGKLSLSLTEKLNAKKENTKALEVLGTHVIHWKEHIKETLPILIDAYQNGVETGEFEFAGYAAYNVCCHSYFIGQELTELEQKIATYSQAISQIRRENPFNWTAIFWQTVLNLLGRSENPCRLIGCAYNEDRLLLVGGTPSLPSAITANDRPEIHYLYLNKLILCYLFGEYDQAVQNAIKAEQYLDGVTALIAASLFHLYDSLAHLNALTNATELQKETWISRVNINQQKMQKWADYAPMNYLHKFYLVEAEKARVLGQILEAEEFYEQAISGASENEFIQEEALAYELAAKFYLERGRTKIAQTYMKEAHYCYERWGATAKVRDLETRYPQLFSQPSAKNSTPIRTTSGTTSNNSDVDLDLATVMKASQAISSEIELDQLLNSLMEILIENAGAQTGFLILEKSGEWLIEASCELANGESVCTTRVLQSLPTKNYLPESIIQYVIRTHESIILNDATREGNFTNEPYIQNNQTHSIICLPLLNQSKLVGVLYLENQLATGAFTSERSQLLHLLSTQAAIAIENARIYAKLQKSESQMAQFLEAIPVGVAVVDKLGHPYYFNQQATQLLAKDIDPSLTLDELTEVYQAYLAGTNQKYPTERMPLLRALKGEHTRVDDIELYHNTTTIPIEAWGTPVFDEQGNVIYAIAAFQDITERKQAEHFLANYNRTLEQEVAERTAALQQSEAELRAHEQELRLITDALPVGIGYIDAEQRHRFVNHTYEIWRNCSRDEILGKSIRELVDPTSYQMIEPYINQALRGETTTFEAEMPLPAGKKYLSVTLIPDFDANAQVIGFYALNTDISEQRNAALRERKRAEEASILEERNRMGREIHDTLAQAFTGILVQVGAAMQVLEDDLEATQAHLDMIDELARIGLNEARRSVTALRPQLLEEGDLSSALNRLVTQMRSATDNTALIYEIQGTAYPLPAEVENNLLRIGQESLTNAIKYANADEIRLELVYGETQTTLCIKDNGQGFGVGSIPSVGGFGLLGMSERAERIGAQLRIESQVGQGTEIIVIINRG
- a CDS encoding ParA family protein codes for the protein MSNTPTVVTLGLAGGQGKSTVALMLGRYLGKLGIPVLFVDADPQSSLTSFLGVKVEPSTPTLLEVLTQPEDKTRIIDAIASVPDGQIRERTISNANLFLIPSDDGLESANYKLASSGLSLFILRNRLQPIINNFGVAIVDPPPERSHLAQTSLGAGDKWVIPAESNVKGVQSLLRTLELIKEFKPALPYGELLGVVPFRARWTGLHPTKATQSSIDTMRQLVKDELMLPHILESDVYKNAINYRVSPSDLGQASLEYAIQILAQRLKPALLEKYAKLIPIETA